One Telluria mixta DNA window includes the following coding sequences:
- a CDS encoding PepSY domain-containing protein, with amino-acid sequence MNHATTRRAAGVPALVVTLHRWIGLGAGLLLLVVALSGAAMVFRPQLEPAVSARLWRASACNAARPPSALVAAARAANPGAGTLTAIRMPGERGTSVRIKFSDGRWVFVDACSGRVLGIQHAYGGPFGTLEWIHTFGTGSIGAVVAGIVAGAALVLALAGLLAWRPSPRRRAGLAAGARRLALHRRIAPWVAPVLIVAALTGLPQALPAPPQGPAVAVGGPALDQAWSQVAATPWQQLQWRMPRRAGAPIEIDVAANDAPHPYATGVLRLDAASGARIGYTPYAATGIGHRAYGWALALHYGLAGGVPQQAVLFLAMLALPVLAWSGLASFLARRRGALTLRLRRTYPVADGILAFEFTHPLGLRLPAWTAGAHVDVFIAPGLVRQYSLCGDPRDRCRYTIAVLRCRPSRGGSQAMHETLRQGSLVRVGMPRNQFALAPQARHSVLVAGGIGVTPILAMADALAARGASFELHYACRSRAHAAFRERMAHLGEVHMYCNDEGRTLAPGVLLAARQEGTHLYVCGPTGLTQAVLSEAARRGWPDECVHTERFSPADDVARGRPFTLRIASSGRLVDVPADRSALAALADAGIIIPSSCGQGLCGSCITGVLDGEPDHRDHCLTPEAHAANDCFTPCCSRARGAGLVLDL; translated from the coding sequence ATGAACCACGCAACGACGCGGCGCGCCGCCGGCGTGCCCGCCCTGGTCGTCACCCTGCACCGCTGGATCGGCCTGGGCGCGGGGCTGCTGCTGCTCGTCGTTGCGCTGAGCGGTGCCGCCATGGTCTTCCGGCCCCAGCTCGAGCCGGCCGTCAGCGCCCGGCTGTGGCGCGCGTCCGCCTGCAACGCTGCCCGGCCGCCGTCGGCGCTGGTCGCTGCGGCCCGTGCCGCCAACCCTGGTGCCGGGACACTGACCGCGATCCGGATGCCGGGCGAGCGCGGGACCAGCGTGCGTATCAAATTCAGCGATGGACGCTGGGTGTTCGTCGATGCGTGCAGTGGCCGCGTGCTCGGGATCCAGCATGCCTACGGCGGGCCCTTTGGTACGCTCGAATGGATTCATACCTTCGGCACCGGGTCGATCGGTGCCGTCGTCGCCGGCATCGTCGCCGGCGCTGCGCTGGTGCTGGCGCTGGCCGGCCTGCTGGCCTGGCGGCCCTCCCCTCGGCGGCGCGCCGGCCTTGCCGCGGGAGCCCGGCGCCTCGCGTTGCATCGCCGGATCGCACCGTGGGTCGCGCCGGTGCTGATCGTCGCGGCGTTGACCGGCCTGCCGCAGGCACTGCCCGCACCACCCCAGGGGCCCGCCGTCGCGGTCGGCGGCCCCGCCCTGGACCAGGCGTGGTCGCAGGTGGCGGCCACACCGTGGCAACAGCTGCAATGGCGGATGCCGCGCCGCGCCGGCGCCCCGATCGAGATCGACGTGGCCGCAAACGATGCGCCCCATCCCTATGCCACGGGTGTGCTGCGCCTGGACGCTGCCAGCGGCGCGCGCATCGGCTACACGCCGTACGCCGCCACCGGCATCGGCCACCGCGCCTACGGCTGGGCCCTGGCCCTGCACTACGGCCTCGCCGGCGGGGTCCCGCAGCAGGCGGTGCTGTTCCTGGCCATGCTGGCGCTGCCCGTCCTGGCCTGGTCGGGCCTGGCCAGCTTCCTGGCGCGGCGGCGCGGCGCGTTGACGCTGCGGCTGCGCCGCACGTATCCGGTGGCCGACGGGATCCTGGCGTTCGAATTCACCCATCCGCTCGGACTGCGCCTGCCCGCATGGACCGCCGGGGCGCACGTGGACGTTTTCATCGCGCCCGGCCTGGTGCGCCAATATTCCCTGTGCGGCGATCCGCGTGACCGGTGCCGCTACACCATCGCCGTCCTGCGCTGCCGGCCTTCGCGCGGCGGCTCGCAGGCGATGCACGAGACGCTGCGACAAGGAAGCCTGGTCAGGGTCGGCATGCCGCGCAACCAGTTTGCGCTGGCGCCGCAAGCACGCCACAGCGTCCTGGTGGCGGGCGGCATCGGCGTTACCCCGATCCTGGCGATGGCCGACGCATTGGCCGCGCGCGGGGCGTCCTTCGAGCTGCACTACGCCTGCCGCAGCCGCGCGCACGCGGCCTTTCGCGAACGCATGGCGCATCTGGGCGAGGTGCATATGTACTGCAACGACGAGGGACGAACGCTGGCCCCTGGCGTTTTGCTGGCCGCACGCCAGGAGGGCACCCATCTGTACGTGTGCGGACCGACAGGGCTGACGCAAGCGGTGCTGTCCGAAGCCGCGCGGCGTGGCTGGCCGGACGAGTGCGTGCATACAGAGCGGTTCAGTCCGGCGGACGACGTGGCGCGGGGTCGCCCCTTCACGCTGCGCATTGCCAGCAGCGGTCGCCTGGTCGACGTCCCGGCCGATCGCAGCGCCCTGGCCGCCCTGGCCGATGCCGGCATCATCATCCCGTCCTCGTGCGGCCAGGGCTTGTGCGGCAGCTGCATCACCGGTGTGCTCGACGGGGAACCCGACCACCGCGACCACTGCCTCACGCCGGAAGCGCACGCCGCCAACGACTGCTTCACGCCCTGCTGCTCGCGCGCGCGGGGTGCGGGTCTGGTGCTTGATCTCTGA
- a CDS encoding TonB-dependent receptor: MPEQTVSSRHLRALRALPRHSLILAGLWGGHAAAQDVIQEVIVTAQKTAQPASKTPLALSVLGGDDLRQAGATNPVALTELAPNVQITTDTGMLQVAIRGVVSLDTTEKGDSSTAFNVDGAYVGRTEAQLGSFLDLERIEVLRGPQGTLYGRNATAGAINLITNKPTRKLEGRVDVEIGDYATRRVEGAINIPVNDVLALRAAAAKIRHDTYLRPGPNTIGLDDRDDTAGRVHALLIFTPQTSWLLTAERAKNGGNGASTVPLTNFFTGTPLLGGNNLANPVYVDRGANTQLTAAARYADVGSHRNNVATTLRSEFKTRLGDAADLTYQFARLHADVDQLNNGTYFGFPMYNRINGESTQRSHEIRLNSSGPTALSWVAGVYRFDEDIYRASSYNTVTPGPVITLLFTPTVVNESRAAFGQLTYRLDDRLRLTAGARTTRDDKSGHDPLSGSTTGPGYTAHVHSAKSNFRLAVDYDLAPAVMAYGSLSTGYKAGGFNDTSGSPYKPENLTSVEAGIKGRFLANRLRMSAAVFHYDYKDMQLTSVVCSGTATGSDCGVLTTNASNATVKGVEAEATFNATPDDKFNLSLGTADGKFKRYRPNVNDDWSGSQIDRAPTYNTSLSYAHTFGLENGATVQVRVGTRLNGAYFISDPSAGVRYRQPAYRKSDVAVTYTAPAQNYYAQAYVRNIENSITLDSLVPGGFGVGAPRTYGVRAGTQF; encoded by the coding sequence TTGCCAGAACAAACCGTATCGAGCCGCCATCTGCGCGCGCTGCGCGCGTTGCCGCGTCACTCCCTGATTCTTGCGGGACTCTGGGGAGGCCATGCGGCCGCCCAGGACGTCATCCAGGAAGTCATCGTCACCGCGCAGAAGACCGCGCAGCCTGCGTCGAAGACCCCGCTCGCCCTGTCGGTGCTTGGCGGGGACGACCTGCGCCAGGCCGGCGCGACGAATCCGGTGGCGTTGACGGAGCTGGCGCCGAACGTGCAAATCACAACCGATACAGGCATGCTGCAAGTCGCGATACGGGGCGTGGTGAGCCTGGACACGACCGAGAAGGGCGATTCGTCCACCGCCTTCAACGTCGACGGCGCCTACGTCGGACGCACCGAGGCGCAGCTGGGCAGCTTTCTCGACCTGGAGCGCATCGAGGTGCTGCGGGGCCCGCAAGGCACGCTGTATGGACGCAACGCCACTGCGGGTGCGATCAACCTGATCACCAACAAGCCGACCCGCAAGCTGGAGGGACGCGTGGATGTCGAGATCGGGGATTACGCGACGCGGCGCGTCGAAGGCGCGATCAACATTCCGGTCAACGACGTGCTCGCGCTGCGCGCGGCCGCGGCGAAGATCCGCCACGACACATACCTGCGCCCCGGCCCGAACACGATCGGCCTGGACGACCGCGACGACACCGCCGGCCGCGTGCATGCGCTGCTGATCTTCACGCCGCAGACGTCGTGGCTGCTGACGGCGGAGCGCGCCAAGAACGGCGGCAACGGCGCCAGCACCGTGCCCCTGACGAACTTCTTCACCGGCACGCCGCTCCTCGGCGGCAACAACCTGGCGAATCCCGTGTATGTGGACCGCGGGGCCAATACGCAGCTGACCGCTGCGGCCCGTTACGCGGACGTAGGCTCGCACCGGAACAACGTGGCGACGACGCTGCGCTCGGAATTCAAGACGCGCCTCGGTGACGCGGCGGACCTGACGTACCAGTTTGCTCGGCTGCACGCCGACGTCGACCAGTTGAACAACGGGACATACTTCGGATTTCCGATGTATAACCGGATCAACGGCGAATCGACGCAACGCAGCCATGAGATCCGCCTGAACTCGTCCGGCCCCACGGCACTGAGCTGGGTGGCGGGCGTCTATCGCTTCGACGAAGACATCTATCGCGCCTCGTCGTACAACACGGTCACGCCCGGGCCGGTGATCACGCTGCTGTTCACGCCCACCGTCGTCAACGAATCCAGAGCGGCGTTCGGGCAGCTGACCTATCGCCTCGACGACCGGCTACGCCTGACGGCGGGCGCGCGCACGACGCGCGACGACAAGTCCGGCCACGATCCGCTCAGCGGCAGCACGACCGGGCCGGGCTACACCGCCCATGTGCACAGCGCGAAGTCCAACTTCCGCCTGGCCGTCGACTACGACCTGGCGCCGGCGGTGATGGCGTACGGCAGCCTGTCCACCGGCTACAAGGCGGGCGGCTTCAACGACACCAGTGGCTCGCCCTACAAGCCAGAGAATCTGACCTCGGTGGAAGCCGGGATCAAGGGACGCTTCCTCGCGAACCGGTTGCGCATGAGCGCGGCCGTCTTCCATTACGACTACAAGGACATGCAGCTGACGTCCGTCGTGTGCAGCGGCACCGCGACCGGGTCCGACTGCGGCGTGCTGACGACCAACGCGTCGAACGCCACCGTCAAGGGCGTCGAAGCGGAAGCCACCTTCAACGCGACGCCGGACGACAAGTTCAATCTGTCGCTCGGCACCGCCGACGGCAAGTTCAAGCGCTACCGCCCGAACGTCAACGACGACTGGTCCGGCAGCCAGATCGACCGGGCGCCAACCTACAACACGAGTCTGAGCTATGCGCACACGTTCGGGCTGGAGAACGGCGCGACGGTGCAGGTCCGCGTCGGGACGCGCTTGAACGGCGCCTACTTCATCAGCGACCCGTCCGCAGGCGTTCGTTACCGGCAGCCGGCCTATCGCAAGAGCGACGTGGCCGTGACCTATACGGCGCCGGCGCAGAACTACTACGCGCAGGCGTATGTGCGCAACATCGAGAACAGCATCACGCTCGACAGCCTGGTGCCGGGCGGCTTCGGCGTCGGTGCGCCGCGGACGTACGGTGTGCGGGCAGGGACGCAATTCTAG
- a CDS encoding M14 family metallopeptidase, whose translation MMATPETYPIEIAFPDIRPYAKGNTGIPYVFTFDSGLPGPHVMINALTHGNEVCGAIAVKELLDLGVRPRRGRLTVAFANVAAYLTFDPARPDASRFVDQDFNRVWSPAILDDLSRDSSELRRARELRPLIDTVDFLLDLHSMHERSAPLSVSGPLDKGIELARRLGVPPTIVSDAGHAEGRRLRDYGDFGAANSERNALLVECGQHWEAGAVDVARDCCARWLLLFDTIEWSDLPERWLKPRDERPRVVRVTDAVVAAGMDFRFAAPYTGLETFAEAGTVIAWNEGREVRTPYPNCVLVMPSLRQLRPGTTVVRLGQLLE comes from the coding sequence ATGATGGCCACTCCGGAAACCTACCCGATCGAGATCGCCTTCCCGGACATCCGGCCTTATGCAAAGGGCAATACCGGGATCCCTTATGTGTTCACCTTCGACAGCGGCCTGCCCGGGCCGCACGTCATGATCAACGCCCTCACCCATGGCAATGAGGTATGCGGCGCGATCGCGGTAAAGGAGTTGCTCGACCTCGGTGTCAGGCCCCGACGGGGCAGGCTGACCGTGGCCTTTGCCAACGTGGCGGCCTATCTCACCTTCGATCCGGCCAGACCGGACGCGTCACGCTTCGTGGACCAGGACTTCAACCGCGTCTGGTCGCCCGCGATCCTGGACGACTTGTCGCGCGATTCGTCCGAATTGCGCCGCGCCAGGGAACTGCGCCCGTTGATCGATACGGTCGACTTCCTGCTCGACCTGCATTCGATGCACGAACGCAGCGCGCCCTTGAGTGTGAGCGGACCGCTCGACAAGGGCATCGAGTTGGCCCGACGCCTCGGCGTGCCCCCCACCATCGTCAGCGACGCCGGCCACGCCGAAGGACGGCGCCTGCGCGACTACGGCGATTTCGGCGCCGCCAATAGCGAACGCAACGCCCTGTTGGTCGAATGCGGCCAGCACTGGGAGGCGGGCGCGGTCGACGTGGCGCGCGACTGCTGCGCACGCTGGCTGCTCCTGTTCGACACCATCGAGTGGAGCGACCTGCCCGAGCGCTGGCTCAAGCCCCGGGACGAGCGGCCGCGCGTGGTGCGCGTGACGGACGCGGTGGTCGCCGCCGGAATGGACTTCCGCTTCGCCGCGCCCTACACCGGCCTCGAAACCTTCGCCGAAGCCGGCACGGTGATCGCGTGGAACGAAGGGCGCGAAGTGCGCACCCCCTATCCGAACTGCGTGCTCGTCATGCCGTCCCTGCGCCAGCTGAGGCCGGGAACCACGGTGGTGCGGCTGGGCCAACTGCTGGAATAG
- a CDS encoding tartrate dehydrogenase gives MAKHSFNIAVIAGDGIGKEVMPEGLRVLDAAARRFGIALHYKHIEWSSCDYHAVHGKMMPDDWKAQLAGVDAIYFGAVGWPDAVPDHISLWGSILKFRREFDQYINLRPARLFEGVPCPLANRKPGDIDFMIVRENTEGEYSSVGGVMYEGTEREVVMQQSVFSRHGTDRLLKFAFELARKRERKHLTVATKSNGIAVSMPWWDGRAAEIAAGYPDVRWDKQHIDILSARFVLQPQRFDVVAASNLFGDILSDLGPACTGTLGLAPSANLNPERRFPSLFEPVHGSAPDIYGKNIANPVGMIWSGALMLDFIDQSGTVGRQAHDAILAAIEQVLAEGPRTPDLGGSASTTEMGKAIAAAVERATSSTRDFT, from the coding sequence ATGGCCAAGCACTCATTCAATATCGCCGTCATCGCCGGAGATGGCATCGGCAAGGAAGTCATGCCGGAAGGCTTGCGCGTGCTCGATGCCGCCGCCCGGCGCTTCGGCATCGCGCTGCACTACAAACACATCGAATGGTCCAGCTGCGACTACCATGCGGTCCACGGCAAGATGATGCCGGACGACTGGAAAGCACAGCTGGCCGGCGTGGATGCGATCTATTTCGGCGCCGTGGGCTGGCCGGACGCCGTGCCCGACCATATCTCGTTGTGGGGCTCGATCCTCAAATTCCGTCGTGAGTTCGACCAGTACATCAACCTGCGTCCGGCCCGCCTGTTCGAAGGCGTGCCCTGCCCGCTGGCCAACCGCAAGCCGGGCGACATCGACTTCATGATCGTGCGCGAAAATACGGAGGGCGAATACAGCTCGGTCGGTGGCGTCATGTACGAAGGGACCGAGCGTGAAGTCGTCATGCAGCAATCGGTGTTCTCCCGTCATGGCACCGACAGGTTATTGAAATTCGCGTTCGAGCTCGCGCGCAAGCGCGAGCGCAAGCACTTGACGGTGGCCACCAAAAGCAATGGCATCGCCGTCAGCATGCCATGGTGGGACGGGCGCGCGGCGGAGATCGCGGCGGGCTATCCGGACGTGCGCTGGGACAAGCAGCACATCGACATCCTCTCGGCCCGCTTCGTACTGCAGCCGCAACGCTTCGACGTGGTCGCTGCTTCCAATCTGTTCGGCGACATCCTGTCCGACCTCGGCCCCGCCTGCACCGGCACCCTGGGCCTCGCGCCGTCGGCCAACCTGAACCCGGAACGCCGCTTCCCGTCGCTGTTCGAGCCGGTCCATGGCTCGGCGCCCGACATCTACGGCAAGAACATCGCCAATCCGGTCGGCATGATCTGGTCCGGCGCCCTGATGCTCGACTTCATCGATCAGAGCGGTACCGTGGGCCGCCAGGCGCATGACGCGATCCTGGCCGCCATCGAGCAGGTATTGGCGGAAGGCCCGCGTACGCCGGACCTGGGCGGCTCGGCCTCGACGACGGAGATGGGCAAAGCCATCGCCGCCGCGGTGGAACGGGCTACGTCTTCCACCCGCGACTTCACCTGA
- a CDS encoding LuxR C-terminal-related transcriptional regulator, whose protein sequence is MQLLMADCDDLAREGIHSVVSRISANVSINEARTFIKLIEALSLRKYDLVIVEPLAIGKNVAEVIKHIRAVAPESKILIFSQLNEMTHGALSIAYGAKGFLMKNCSIEEFVTAVRRIEMGRVYVGAALASQLATSSPHRSGYLPHDSLTEKEKLVYSMLVCGMRVVEVSKTLNLSQKTISTHKSRILSKFRLQSFADLLNYTIAYGLIDECRLRVKNFNNKT, encoded by the coding sequence ATGCAGTTGCTAATGGCAGATTGCGACGATTTGGCTCGAGAAGGAATTCATTCAGTAGTAAGCCGTATCAGTGCGAATGTTTCGATCAACGAAGCAAGAACTTTCATTAAACTCATTGAAGCTCTTTCGTTGCGAAAATATGATCTCGTCATTGTGGAACCGTTGGCTATCGGAAAAAATGTCGCTGAAGTCATCAAGCACATTCGCGCGGTCGCTCCGGAATCAAAAATTCTGATATTTAGCCAACTGAACGAAATGACACACGGGGCCCTTTCCATAGCCTATGGAGCGAAGGGATTTCTTATGAAAAACTGCTCGATTGAGGAATTCGTGACCGCTGTGCGACGGATAGAAATGGGGCGAGTCTATGTTGGTGCTGCTTTGGCAAGTCAACTTGCGACTTCCAGCCCCCATCGATCAGGATATTTGCCGCACGACAGCTTGACTGAAAAAGAAAAGCTTGTCTATTCAATGCTGGTTTGCGGCATGCGGGTAGTTGAAGTTTCCAAAACACTGAATCTGAGCCAAAAAACGATCAGCACCCACAAATCGCGGATATTGTCGAAATTTCGCCTTCAAAGTTTTGCTGATTTACTTAATTATACGATCGCATACGGTTTGATCGACGAGTGCCGTTTACGGGTGAAAAATTTTAACAATAAAACCTAG
- a CDS encoding sensor domain-containing protein produces MIYHLKVEGDDEYRFVYVNPAFYAATMLEPCQVIGNRVEDVIPSPSLLMVKDAYRRAIRTGMTQRWEEVSTYPAGRKVGQVTVTPVFDEKGRCTDLVGTVHDVSRLADREDELRSTQIKLQSALGEQRTLAHALRVSEERLNLALSSAREGVWDWKVDDDTIFYSDQCKKILGLPLNWTAASSTTYIKWIHPEDRAAVLDRVRYCLQVSEPGAPESFFSCEYRLRHASGKWIWVRSQGCVVERSSAGTAVRMVGTMADITETVGLRQQVEASQARILSLTQQLPGAVFELRMDTRGSLCCDYVSDQAENLFGLTPRQIRAGWETLVHRIHAADRDRMYRRLQRSAATLKPFRFEFRVDVPRAGEGWREVNATPTRAPERQVVWCGFVNDISERKRNEITIREFNEVLERRAHYDALTGLPNRTLFRDRLEQGIRQAGAAGGQLALLFVDLDRFKEVNDLLGHDAGDMLLVEAARRIERCVRAGDTVARLGGDEFTVILTEAHELEHVEQTGQQILEALSTAFSLKSEQVYVAGSIGIALYPRDAGNSEELMRNADHAMYRSKAGGRNCMTFYEASMQSSAMQRLTLIADLRRALPERQFVLYFQPIVCLSDGAIAKAEALLRWHRPGTGLTLPDQFIVVAEDSGIIHELGDWVFDQAASMAVRWTAMLGQDFQVTINRSPIQFQPNAPGLDWVAHLRARGLDPACINVEITEGVLLNLSDDVQTQLDTLSAAGVDLAIDDFGTGYSSMSYLKRLDIDYLKIDKSFIAGLGTDVTSTTITETIIVMAHKLGLKVIAEGVESAVQRDWLVKHGCDFAQGFLFSYPLPAKDFEARLTGEVPWSERLFENSGET; encoded by the coding sequence GTGATCTACCACCTCAAGGTTGAGGGCGACGACGAATACCGTTTTGTTTATGTGAATCCGGCGTTCTATGCCGCGACGATGCTGGAGCCCTGCCAGGTGATCGGCAACCGGGTGGAGGATGTGATCCCATCCCCCTCACTATTGATGGTCAAGGATGCTTATCGCCGCGCCATCCGGACCGGCATGACCCAACGCTGGGAGGAAGTCAGCACCTATCCTGCAGGCCGCAAGGTTGGCCAAGTCACGGTTACGCCTGTTTTCGACGAGAAGGGACGCTGCACGGACCTGGTCGGCACCGTCCACGACGTTTCGCGTCTTGCCGATCGGGAAGATGAACTTCGTTCGACACAAATCAAGCTGCAATCGGCGCTGGGCGAGCAACGCACGCTGGCACATGCGCTGCGTGTGAGTGAAGAACGCCTGAACCTGGCATTGAGCAGCGCGCGCGAGGGCGTCTGGGACTGGAAGGTCGACGACGACACGATCTTCTATTCCGACCAGTGCAAGAAGATTCTCGGACTGCCACTGAATTGGACAGCCGCAAGCTCGACTACATACATCAAATGGATCCATCCCGAGGACCGTGCAGCCGTGCTGGACCGGGTCAGGTACTGCTTGCAGGTGTCGGAGCCGGGTGCTCCAGAATCATTCTTCAGCTGCGAGTATCGACTGCGCCATGCAAGCGGAAAATGGATCTGGGTTCGCTCGCAGGGCTGCGTTGTCGAGCGTTCCAGCGCCGGAACCGCGGTGCGGATGGTCGGTACCATGGCGGATATCACGGAAACGGTCGGCCTGAGGCAGCAGGTCGAGGCCAGCCAGGCTCGCATCCTGAGCCTGACGCAACAACTGCCGGGCGCCGTGTTCGAACTGCGGATGGACACACGGGGCTCGCTTTGCTGCGACTATGTCAGCGACCAGGCGGAGAATCTGTTCGGTTTGACACCGCGCCAGATTCGCGCTGGCTGGGAGACGCTGGTACATCGGATTCACGCCGCAGACAGGGATCGGATGTATCGCCGGCTGCAGCGCTCGGCGGCGACGCTCAAGCCCTTCCGTTTCGAGTTCCGGGTTGACGTTCCTCGCGCCGGCGAAGGCTGGCGCGAGGTCAACGCCACGCCAACCCGCGCACCGGAGAGACAAGTCGTATGGTGCGGCTTCGTGAACGACATTTCCGAACGCAAACGTAACGAGATAACGATCCGAGAATTCAACGAAGTTCTCGAGCGGCGCGCGCACTACGACGCATTGACCGGCCTGCCCAACCGGACGCTGTTCCGCGATCGCCTGGAACAGGGCATTCGTCAGGCTGGCGCCGCCGGTGGCCAGTTGGCTCTCCTGTTCGTCGACCTCGACCGCTTCAAGGAGGTCAACGACCTGCTCGGCCATGATGCAGGCGACATGTTGCTGGTCGAAGCTGCACGAAGAATCGAGCGCTGCGTGCGCGCCGGCGACACGGTCGCGCGTCTCGGCGGCGACGAATTCACTGTGATCCTGACTGAAGCGCATGAGCTGGAACATGTCGAACAGACAGGCCAGCAGATACTCGAGGCATTGTCGACGGCGTTCTCGCTCAAGTCGGAACAGGTCTACGTTGCTGGCAGTATCGGCATCGCTCTGTATCCACGCGATGCGGGAAATTCGGAAGAATTGATGCGTAACGCCGACCATGCAATGTATCGCTCAAAAGCGGGTGGCCGCAATTGCATGACGTTCTACGAGGCATCCATGCAATCGAGCGCCATGCAGCGCCTGACTTTGATCGCCGATCTGCGTCGGGCGCTGCCCGAGCGGCAGTTCGTTCTCTACTTCCAGCCCATCGTATGCCTGTCAGACGGTGCGATCGCCAAGGCGGAGGCCCTGCTGCGCTGGCACAGGCCAGGAACAGGACTGACCTTGCCGGATCAGTTCATCGTTGTTGCCGAGGACTCCGGAATCATCCATGAACTCGGCGATTGGGTGTTCGATCAGGCCGCCTCCATGGCGGTGCGCTGGACGGCAATGCTGGGGCAGGACTTCCAGGTCACGATCAACCGCTCGCCGATCCAGTTCCAGCCGAACGCGCCCGGCCTGGACTGGGTCGCCCATCTGCGCGCGCGTGGGCTGGACCCGGCATGCATCAACGTCGAAATCACCGAAGGCGTGTTGTTGAACCTGTCGGACGACGTGCAGACGCAATTGGACACGTTAAGTGCGGCTGGCGTCGACTTGGCCATCGATGATTTCGGCACCGGATACTCGTCGATGAGCTACCTGAAACGACTCGATATCGATTACCTGAAGATCGACAAGTCGTTCATTGCCGGACTCGGCACGGATGTAACCAGCACGACGATCACGGAGACGATCATCGTGATGGCGCACAAGCTCGGACTGAAGGTCATCGCCGAGGGCGTCGAATCGGCGGTCCAGCGCGACTGGCTCGTAAAGCACGGCTGCGATTTCGCTCAAGGGTTCCTGTTCTCCTACCCCTTGCCGGCCAAGGATTTCGAGGCGAGGCTCACGGGCGAGGTGCCCTGGTCCGAGCGGCTTTTCGAAAATTCCGGCGAGACCTAG
- a CDS encoding NAD-dependent succinate-semialdehyde dehydrogenase: MSLTLTRPDLLEQHNFIAGEWCDSIAARRYDVADPATGTVFASVPDSTAEDARRATVAAHDAFESWRTMPARDRARILKRWHALILAHAEDLARIISREQGKPLAEGRGEVAYGASYVEWFAEEAVRTYGDMIPEQVRGRKLMVVKEAVGVVAAITPWNFPLAMIARKIAPALAAGCTVVAKPAEDTPLTALALVKLAQEAGVPPGVLNIVTSSREQVADVVGAWLVDSRVRKLTFTGSTAVGKYLARESATTLKRLSLELGGNAPFIVFDDADLDAAVNGLMAAKFRNGGQTCVSPNRIYVQDAVYDRFAEKLVARVAALRVGPATREESQIGPMINARAVDKIDSHVRDAVAHGARALVGGARVRNEIADGPNYYAPTVLADATPEMELAHEETFGPVAPLFRFRDEDEVVRLANDTPFGLATYFYTRDIARAWRVGERLQSGLVGVNEGVLASEAAPFGGVKESGYGREGSRHGLDDYMQTKYLCQGGAA; encoded by the coding sequence ATGTCCCTGACACTGACCCGCCCCGACCTGCTCGAGCAGCACAACTTCATCGCTGGCGAATGGTGCGACAGCATCGCCGCGCGCCGCTACGACGTCGCCGATCCGGCCACCGGCACTGTCTTCGCCAGCGTCCCGGACAGCACCGCGGAGGATGCCCGCCGGGCCACGGTCGCCGCGCACGATGCGTTCGAGAGCTGGCGCACCATGCCCGCGCGCGACCGCGCCCGCATCCTCAAGCGCTGGCACGCGCTGATCCTCGCTCATGCGGAAGACCTGGCCAGAATCATTTCGCGCGAACAGGGCAAGCCGCTGGCCGAAGGCCGCGGTGAAGTCGCGTACGGCGCATCCTACGTCGAATGGTTTGCCGAGGAAGCCGTGCGCACGTACGGCGACATGATTCCGGAACAGGTGCGCGGCCGTAAGCTGATGGTGGTGAAGGAAGCCGTGGGCGTGGTCGCGGCGATCACGCCGTGGAACTTCCCGCTGGCGATGATCGCCCGCAAGATCGCGCCGGCCCTGGCCGCCGGCTGCACCGTGGTGGCCAAGCCGGCGGAGGACACGCCGCTCACCGCGCTGGCGCTGGTGAAGCTGGCGCAGGAAGCCGGCGTACCGCCCGGCGTATTGAACATCGTGACGTCGTCACGCGAGCAGGTAGCGGACGTGGTCGGCGCCTGGCTGGTCGATTCGCGCGTGCGCAAGCTCACGTTCACGGGTTCGACCGCGGTCGGCAAGTACCTGGCGCGCGAATCGGCCACCACGCTCAAGCGGCTCTCGCTCGAACTGGGCGGCAACGCGCCTTTCATCGTGTTCGACGATGCCGACCTCGATGCGGCCGTGAATGGCTTGATGGCGGCGAAGTTCCGCAACGGCGGCCAGACCTGCGTCTCGCCCAATCGGATCTACGTGCAGGACGCGGTCTATGACCGTTTCGCGGAAAAGCTGGTCGCGCGCGTGGCGGCGCTGCGGGTCGGCCCCGCCACGCGTGAAGAGTCGCAGATCGGCCCGATGATCAATGCGCGCGCCGTCGACAAGATCGACAGCCACGTGCGGGATGCGGTCGCACACGGCGCCCGTGCGCTGGTCGGCGGCGCGCGCGTGCGCAACGAGATCGCGGACGGTCCGAATTATTACGCGCCCACGGTACTGGCCGACGCCACGCCCGAGATGGAACTGGCGCACGAGGAAACCTTCGGCCCGGTGGCGCCGCTGTTCCGCTTCCGCGACGAGGACGAGGTGGTGCGCCTCGCCAACGACACACCGTTCGGCCTGGCGACGTATTTCTATACCCGCGACATCGCGCGCGCATGGCGCGTGGGCGAGCGGCTGCAGTCCGGCCTGGTCGGTGTCAACGAAGGCGTGCTGGCCTCGGAAGCCGCGCCGTTCGGCGGCGTCAAGGAATCGGGCTACGGGCGCGAGGGCTCGCGCCATGGCCTGGACGACTACATGCAGACCAAGTACCTGTGCCAGGGAGGTGCGGCATGA